From a region of the Equus przewalskii isolate Varuska chromosome 2, EquPr2, whole genome shotgun sequence genome:
- the CPLANE2 gene encoding ciliogenesis and planar polarity effector 2 isoform X2, whose amino-acid sequence MARPPAPGSVVVPDWHESAEGKEYLTCILRKNRRRVFGLLERPVLPPPVAIDTASYKIFVSGKSGVGKTALVAKLAGLEVPVVHHETTGIQTTVVFWPAKLQASDRVVMFRFEFWDCGESALKKFDHMLPACKEKTDAFLFLFSFTDRASFEDLPGQLARVAGEAPSVVRMVIGSKFDQYMHTDVPERDLTAFRQAWDLPLLRVKSVPGRRLADGRTLDGRAGLADIAHVLNGLAEQLWHQDQVAAGLLPNPPENTPS is encoded by the exons ATGGCCAGACCACCTGCCCCGGGCTCAGTGGTTGTCCCAGACTGGCACGAGAGCGCCGAGGGCAAGGAGTACCTGACCTGCATCCTGCGCAAGAACCGCCGGCGGGTGTTTG GCCTGCTTGAGCGACCAGTGCTGCCCCCACCCGTGGCCATTGACACAGCCAGCTACAAGATCTTCGTGTCTGGGAAGAGTGGCGTGGGCAAGACAGCGCTGGTGGCCAAGTTGGCTGGCCTGGAGGTGCCCGTGGTACACCATGAGACCACTG GCATCCAGACCACCGTGGTATTTTGGCCAGCCAAACTGCAGGCCAGCGACCGTGTCGTCATGTTCCGCTTTGAGTTCTGGGATTGCGGGGAGTCTGCGCTCAAGAAGTTTGATCACATGCTGCCG GCttgcaaagagaaaacagacgctttcctcttcctcttctctttcaccGACCGTGCCTCCTTCGAAGATCTCCCTGGACAGCTGGCCCGAGTAGCAGGTGAGGCCCCCAGTGTCGTCAGGATGGTCATCGGCTCCAA GTTTGACCAGTACATGCACACAGATGTGCCTGAGCGTGACCTCACAGCCTTCCGGCAGGCCTGGGATCTGCCCCTCCTGCGAGTGAAGAGTGTGCCAGGGCGGCGGCTGGCAGATGGACGCACGCTGGATGGGCGGGCTGGGCTGGCTGACATTGCCCATGTGCTCAATGGTCTGGCGGAGCAGCTGTGGCACCAGGATCAGGTGGCAGCTGGCCTGCTCCCCAATCCCCCAGAGAACACCCCCAGCTGA
- the CPLANE2 gene encoding ciliogenesis and planar polarity effector 2 isoform X1, producing the protein MARPPAPGSVVVPDWHESAEGKEYLTCILRKNRRRVFGLLERPVLPPPVAIDTASYKIFVSGKSGVGKTALVAKLAGLEVPVVHHETTGIQTTVVFWPAKLQASDRVVMFRFEFWDCGESALKKFDHMLPPFHPQACKEKTDAFLFLFSFTDRASFEDLPGQLARVAGEAPSVVRMVIGSKFDQYMHTDVPERDLTAFRQAWDLPLLRVKSVPGRRLADGRTLDGRAGLADIAHVLNGLAEQLWHQDQVAAGLLPNPPENTPS; encoded by the exons ATGGCCAGACCACCTGCCCCGGGCTCAGTGGTTGTCCCAGACTGGCACGAGAGCGCCGAGGGCAAGGAGTACCTGACCTGCATCCTGCGCAAGAACCGCCGGCGGGTGTTTG GCCTGCTTGAGCGACCAGTGCTGCCCCCACCCGTGGCCATTGACACAGCCAGCTACAAGATCTTCGTGTCTGGGAAGAGTGGCGTGGGCAAGACAGCGCTGGTGGCCAAGTTGGCTGGCCTGGAGGTGCCCGTGGTACACCATGAGACCACTG GCATCCAGACCACCGTGGTATTTTGGCCAGCCAAACTGCAGGCCAGCGACCGTGTCGTCATGTTCCGCTTTGAGTTCTGGGATTGCGGGGAGTCTGCGCTCAAGAAGTTTGATCACATGCTGCCG CCTTTCCATCCCCAGGCttgcaaagagaaaacagacgctttcctcttcctcttctctttcaccGACCGTGCCTCCTTCGAAGATCTCCCTGGACAGCTGGCCCGAGTAGCAGGTGAGGCCCCCAGTGTCGTCAGGATGGTCATCGGCTCCAA GTTTGACCAGTACATGCACACAGATGTGCCTGAGCGTGACCTCACAGCCTTCCGGCAGGCCTGGGATCTGCCCCTCCTGCGAGTGAAGAGTGTGCCAGGGCGGCGGCTGGCAGATGGACGCACGCTGGATGGGCGGGCTGGGCTGGCTGACATTGCCCATGTGCTCAATGGTCTGGCGGAGCAGCTGTGGCACCAGGATCAGGTGGCAGCTGGCCTGCTCCCCAATCCCCCAGAGAACACCCCCAGCTGA